One window of the Cryptococcus neoformans var. grubii H99 chromosome 12, complete sequence genome contains the following:
- a CDS encoding protein DGCR14, with translation MPDRLLGADAHALLPRAAAPRIERGPDAGARSLYQQHVLDEDTYTRALSHIIARDFFPHLPHLHATNQYLAALHANDPHRLSASIRTLAALARRDAHGIPDSATERTEYSMAGTPYIAMPGSGGRPLRTPVGARGWDTPLGSTSRRRDIHDDILDHNSHSSDHPDHPHPPKRQRRLPPVRDDLSLDAFQRNFTSEDNASFVHILDEENRRRREEKFGWAFEAEKKAEARRIEGEVRRRMILDRAKSGGWRVDGDGRRLIGGLAEGEAWRDIKAIEHVAEGEAGVDPETSTALIPSSSALHPSSSSALILSSSSPPPPLSEIPLPPKHPLAEALADAGLPPTALISSTDGKIVPHLETASGALTVSAPEGGDRGRGDEERKERERREREVLGEEKGETLSAAGSGVDMWKYKARNNLMFLPDANTNPYPDPSSSSLSTSTSTSAPPIPISAARPSVKHSNTRLHEDDPTWTAAGGKNGEKSKDGSVRASSPSRSLIDAAVRGTPYRQGDTNQLPSINNYPLVRPDASPSPHDLPSLLTWGTLLATPRALDGGSRSSNNDNGIGMGDPLEAQEQEQPAFRLPETKKRDEIGRRLADKASRSMRDKARGFTSRPSSSSSGLRGGKTPGSMGPPATPRRHADSLTPAAKRLLEKTVGRTPMSASRTGSGAGGESRSSRPQKNMGWTPTPRYSRS, from the exons ATGCCAGACAGACTCCTCGGCGCCGACGCCCACGCGCTGCTCCCCCGCGCCGCCGCCCCCCGCATAGAGCGCGGCCCCGACGCCGGCGCCCGCAGCCTGTACCAGCAGCACGTGCTCGACGAAGACACCTACACCCGCGCCCTCTCCCACATCATCGCCCGCGACTTCTTCCCCCACCTCCCCCACCTCCACGCCACGAACCAGTACCTCGCCGCCCTCCACGCCAACGACCCCCACCGCCTCTCCGCCTCCATCCGCACCCTCGCCGCCCTCGCCCGCCGCGATGCCCACGGTATCCCTGACTCTGCCACCGAGCGCACAGAGTATAGCATGGCCGGCACCCCCTACATCGCCATGCCTGGATCCGGCGGCAGGCCCCTCAGGACGCCCGTCGGGGCGAGAGGATGGGACACGCCCCTGGGGAGCACCAGTCGCCGCCGGGACATCCACGATGACATTCTCGATCACAACTCTCACTCTTCCGACCACCCCGACCACCCCCACCCCCCCAAAAGACAGCGCCGACTGCCGCCTGTCCGGGACGACCTCTCCCTCGACGCATTCCAGCGCAACTTTACGTCCGAAGACAACGCTTCCTTTGTGCACATTCTCGATGAAGAAAATAGACGCAGGCGGGAAGAAAAGTTTGGATGGGCGTTTGAggcggagaaaaaggcggaggcgaggaggatagAGGGCGaggtgaggaggaggatgatcCTCGATAGAGCAAAGAGTGGTGGGTGGAGAGTGGATGGCGACGGCAGGCGATTGATTGGCGGACTCGCCGAGGGGGAGGCGTGGAGGGATATCAAGGCGATCGAACATGTGGCTGAGGGTGAGGCGGGAGTAGACCCGGAGACATCCACCGCTCtcatcccctcttcctccgccctccacccctcttcttcctccgccctcatcctttcctcctcctccccacccCCGCCCCTCTCCGAaatccctcttccacccaAACATCCACTGGCCGAAGCACTCGCCGACGCCGGTCTGCCCCCTACCGCActcatctcctccacaGACGGCAAGATTGTGCCGCACCTCGAGACCGCCTCGGGCGCCCTCACTGTCTCTGCGCCAGAGGGGGGTGAtaggggaagaggagacgaggagaggaaagaaagagagaggagggagagagaagtgTTGGGCGAGGAAAAGGGGGAAACATTGTCTGCCGCAGGGAGTGGTGTGGATATGTGGAAGTATAAA GCACGGAACAATCTCATGTTCCTCCCCGACGCCAACACAAACCCTTACCCCgacccttcctcctcttccctctccacctccacctccacctcggcGCCCCCCATCCCGATAAGCGCCGCAAGACCGAGCGTGAAGCATTCAAATACGAGGTTGCATGAAGATGATCCTACATGGACGGCCGCGGGTGGAAAGAACGGGGAAAAGTCAAAGGATGGTAGTGTCAGGGCGAGTAGTCCGTCGAGGAGTTTAATCGATGCGGCTGTACGTGGTACACCAT ACCGACAGGGAGACACAAACCAACTGCCAAGTATAAACAACTACCCGCTCGTCCGACCCGACGCCTCGCCCTCACCACACGACCtaccctccctcctcaccTGGGGTACACTCCTCGCCACCCCTCGTGCCTTGGACGGTGGGAGtcgcagcagcaacaacgaTAATGGTATTGGTATGGGCGATCCGCTAGAGGCACAGGAACAGGAGCAGCCGGCGTTTAGGTTGCCAGAGACGAAAAAGCGAGATGAGATCGGTAGACGGTTGGCAGACAAGGCGAGTCGGTCGATGAGGGATAAAGCGAGGGGTTTCACATCCCGACCAAGCTCGTCGTCTTCAGGTTTGAGAGGGGGAAAGACGCCGGGAAGTATGGGTCCGCCGGCGACGCCGAGGAGGCATGCGGATAGTTTGACGCCGGCTGCGAAGCGGTTGTTGGAAAAGACGGTAGGGAGGACGCCTATGAGTGCGAGCAGGACCGGATCGGGCGCGGGCGGGGAATCACGATCAAGTAGGCCACAGAAGAATATGGGTTGGACACCGACTCCACGGTATTCACGATCGTAG
- a CDS encoding cytoplasmic protein, which produces MATVRVALLLCDTPNDDVLKESGNYHAIYTKWLTDSLATYPDSAIARRTRLQVDPYDVVDKKEYPPAERLQHGAPDAYDCVMLTGSKHTAHDTANPFIPPLVQFVRSLASAPAYQHLKLIGICFGHQILSIALGGECVPGHNGWEIGVYGCQLTEEGRYWWTGDVKGQGGGDKVYLEQMHRDHVPSLPPGCTLLLSTPRYPIHSFYKPHPLSTPSRPLAQILTVQGHPEFTPSIVNHVINARAATGVFDEQTAKEARRRAGGKDGTGGEGFGRIGWAVWRVLLQDLPPANS; this is translated from the exons ATGGCGACTGTGCGCGtggccctcctcctctgcgACACACCC AACGACGACGTCCTCAAAGAGTCCGGCAACT ACCATGCCATATACACAAAGTGGCTCACCGACTCCCTCGCCACATACCCCGACTCCGCCATAGCCCGCCGCACCCGCCTCCAAGTCGACCCCTACGACGTCGTCGATAAGAAAGAGTACCCCCCCGCCGAGAGACTGCAGCACGGTGCACCCGACGCATACGACTGTGTCATGCTCACCGGGTCCA AACATACCGCGCACGACACAGCCAACCCCTTTATCCCGCCTCTCGTCCAATTCGTCCGCTCCCTCGCCTCCGCGCCCGCGTACCAGCACCTCAAACTCATCGGCATCTGTTTCGGCCACCAGATCCTCTCCATCGCTTTGGGCGGCGAGTGCGTCCCCGGGCACAATGGCTGGGAAATTGGCGTCTACGGATGTCAGTTGAcagaggaagggaggtACTGGTGGACCGGCGATGTAAAGGGGCAAGGCGGCGGGGATAAAGTCTACCTCGAGCAAATG CACAGAGACCACGTAccctccctcccccccgGATgcaccctcctcctctccaccccgCGCTACCCCATCCACTCCTTTTACAAACCCCACCCTCTCTCCACCCCTTCCCGCCCACTCGCCCAAATCCTCACCGTCCAGGGCCACCCCGAATTCACCCCCTCCATCGTCAACCATGTCATCAACGCCCGCGCCGCCACCGGCGTGTTTGACGAGCAAACTGCAAAAGAGGCGAGGCGACGAGCCGGCGGGAAGGATGGGACaggtggagaagggttTGGAAGGATTGGCTGGGCTGTCTGGAGAGTACTCTTGCAAGACCTTCCCCCGGCAAATAGTTAG